One Methylosinus sp. LW4 genomic region harbors:
- a CDS encoding DUF2865 domain-containing protein yields the protein MSAKHIIRKTSARHRLLQRLAGALGLAAAALLSAPAMAQSAYCDNLRAQIAAAGNNSGSARYRAAAATQQKEIDRTVAYGHSIGCDRQQFLFFGNAPPPQCGAINGRIAQMRSNLAALQQNSGDGQRQALQARFDQQCRQPQQPTRVASRQRNIFEELFGSQEEEPTPVRELPLDGQQDRGEDDNGGPVAHGGSLAVCVRACDGGFFPISYSARRANLADLQELCRAQCPNVEVTLYTRSPSRDIETAVSMDGEAYGDHPNALKFTKSYDPTCSCRPPGRSWAETLAEAERLLAERNKGDLVVSAEKAEEMSRPIIARTARGAVSPNLPATEATQPEKRPVDAHETTREIVGADGVKKRVRVIAPTL from the coding sequence ATGTCGGCGAAACATATCATTCGGAAGACGTCCGCCCGCCATCGGCTCCTGCAACGCCTCGCGGGCGCGCTCGGTCTGGCGGCGGCCGCGCTGCTCTCCGCGCCAGCGATGGCGCAATCGGCCTATTGCGACAATTTGCGCGCGCAGATCGCCGCCGCCGGCAACAACAGCGGCTCGGCCCGCTATCGCGCCGCCGCCGCGACCCAGCAGAAAGAGATCGACCGCACGGTCGCCTATGGCCATTCCATCGGCTGCGACCGGCAGCAGTTTCTCTTCTTCGGCAATGCGCCGCCGCCGCAATGCGGCGCGATCAACGGCCGCATCGCGCAGATGCGCTCCAATCTCGCCGCGCTCCAGCAGAATTCCGGCGACGGCCAGCGGCAAGCGCTGCAGGCGCGCTTCGATCAACAATGCCGGCAGCCGCAGCAGCCGACGCGCGTCGCCTCCCGTCAGCGCAATATTTTCGAGGAGCTGTTCGGCTCGCAGGAGGAGGAGCCGACGCCTGTCCGCGAGCTTCCCCTCGACGGGCAGCAGGATCGCGGCGAGGACGACAATGGCGGGCCAGTCGCGCACGGCGGCTCGCTGGCGGTCTGCGTGCGCGCCTGCGACGGCGGCTTCTTCCCCATCAGCTATTCGGCGCGGCGCGCCAATCTCGCCGATCTCCAGGAATTGTGCCGGGCGCAATGCCCCAATGTGGAAGTGACGCTCTACACGCGCTCGCCCTCGCGCGATATCGAGACCGCGGTGTCGATGGATGGCGAGGCCTATGGCGACCATCCCAATGCGCTGAAATTCACCAAGAGCTATGATCCGACCTGCTCCTGCCGGCCGCCGGGCCGCAGCTGGGCGGAGACGCTCGCCGAGGCGGAGCGCCTGCTGGCCGAGCGCAACAAGGGCGATCTCGTCGTCTCGGCGGAAAAGGCGGAGGAAATGTCGCGGCCGATCATCGCGCGCACGGCGCGGGGCGCGGTCTCGCCCAATCTCCCCGCCACGGAGGCGACGCAGCCGGAGAAGCGCCCGGTCGACGCGCATGAGACGACGCGCGAGATCGTCGGCGCCGATGGCGTCAAGAAGCGCGTCCGCGTCATCGCGCCGACCTTGTGA
- a CDS encoding CreA family protein produces MKPSKFVLSALIASGLFAALGAAPARADGPDLIFRKSTDFKLLTPNDKLATYVLDDPDIDGVACYYTVHEKGGVAGMFGVAEQTSDVSLSCRQYGPVKFKEKFGQGDEVFSERRSALWKRLHIVRGCDAKHNALVYMAYSDRLIEGSPENSTSGVPIQPWGAGDVAQCAEFLKK; encoded by the coding sequence ATGAAGCCGTCCAAATTCGTCCTGTCCGCTCTCATCGCCTCCGGGCTCTTCGCCGCCCTCGGCGCAGCGCCCGCCCGGGCCGACGGGCCGGATCTGATCTTTCGCAAGTCCACCGACTTCAAGCTGCTGACGCCCAACGACAAATTGGCGACCTATGTGCTGGACGACCCCGACATCGACGGCGTGGCCTGCTATTACACCGTGCATGAGAAGGGCGGCGTCGCCGGAATGTTCGGCGTCGCGGAGCAGACCTCCGATGTGTCGCTGTCCTGCCGTCAATATGGGCCGGTGAAATTCAAGGAGAAATTCGGTCAGGGCGACGAAGTGTTCAGCGAGCGCCGCTCGGCGCTGTGGAAGCGCCTGCATATCGTGCGCGGCTGCGACGCCAAGCACAATGCGCTGGTCTATATGGCCTATTCCGATCGCCTGATCGAAGGCTCGCCGGAAAACTCCACCTCGGGCGTGCCGATCCAGCCCTGGGGCGCCGGCGACGTCGCGCAATGCGCCGAGTTCTTGAAAAAATGA
- a CDS encoding carboxymuconolactone decarboxylase family protein, protein MATVTLLGDDELSDEARAVFDDIRATRKSDFVNNFWRALAHDPATLKRTWESIKAVMGPGVLDPKVKEMIYIAVSIAHGCSYCIHSHTASARAKGMTEAEFNELLAIVGMASETNRLVTALGVEVDAEYDIR, encoded by the coding sequence ATGGCCACTGTGACGCTGCTCGGCGACGACGAGCTCTCGGACGAAGCCCGCGCGGTCTTCGACGATATTCGCGCGACGCGCAAAAGCGATTTCGTCAATAATTTCTGGCGCGCCCTGGCGCATGATCCAGCGACGCTGAAACGCACTTGGGAGAGCATAAAGGCGGTGATGGGACCGGGCGTCCTCGACCCCAAGGTGAAGGAGATGATCTATATCGCCGTCTCCATCGCGCATGGCTGCAGCTATTGCATCCACTCCCACACGGCGAGCGCGCGCGCCAAGGGCATGACCGAGGCGGAGTTCAACGAGCTGCTCGCCATCGTCGGCATGGCCTCGGAGACCAACCGCCTCGTCACCGCGCTGGGCGTGGAGGTGGACGCCGAATATGACATTCGCTGA
- a CDS encoding carboxypeptidase-like regulatory domain-containing protein, giving the protein MRFTGFLAFAATLGGALLPFAAHGQAQRVEIDADAIGGVVTSRFGPEAGVWVIAETTELGTRYAKIVVTDDLGRYVIPDLPKAHYRVWTRGYGLVDSKKIAAEPGKLVDHEASVAPSLEAAAQYYPPIYWLSLLRVPDRAKFPGTGPSGNGVPENFKSQEQWLDLVKTNGCGPCHQLGNYATRTIPPALGHFETSQEAWARRLRSGQAGSAMVNTISRLDTTDGGQLALFADWTDRIKAGELPHETPPRPSGVERNIVVTVREWASPKHYLHDLAITDKRKPTVNAKGLIYGATELGSDDIPVIDPQTNKKWLIDAKVRDADTPSSLLGNPVVDPSPYLGSEAIWNSKFNAHTPTLDETGKIYFAAQARAPKNAPAFCDKTSALRSAQLYPLSARPEGFSGGQRQVTIYDPSTKQFSFIDTCFSSHHLNFAEDANNTLWLNTLGSPDLAVVGWVDTKKFLATGDAAASQGWTPLIVDTNGNGKRDEGYNEPGKPVDPAKDTRVPLNYYSISWSPLDGSVWGSSLAFPGYAVRLAPGANPPETALAEVYKVPAPGYGIRGADVDRKGVFWAALGSGHIASFDRRKCKGPLNGPGAEKGEKCPEGWSFYPLPGPGFAGAPGAAETPYYLWVDQHDILGLGADTPIATGNQSDSLHALVGGRIVELRVPYPLGFYAKGVDGRIDDAKAGWKGRGLWVTSGNRTPYHIEAIDAPAPGAPGATPAAYSSPLVVNFQLRPDPLAH; this is encoded by the coding sequence ATGCGCTTCACAGGTTTCCTCGCTTTCGCCGCGACGCTCGGCGGCGCGCTGCTTCCCTTCGCCGCCCATGGGCAGGCGCAACGCGTCGAGATCGACGCCGACGCCATCGGCGGCGTGGTGACGAGCCGATTCGGGCCGGAGGCGGGCGTCTGGGTCATCGCCGAGACGACCGAGCTCGGCACGCGCTACGCCAAGATCGTCGTGACCGACGATCTTGGCCGCTATGTCATTCCCGATCTGCCCAAGGCGCATTATCGCGTGTGGACGCGCGGCTATGGGCTGGTGGATTCCAAGAAGATCGCCGCCGAGCCGGGCAAGCTCGTCGATCATGAGGCTTCCGTCGCGCCGAGCCTCGAGGCGGCGGCGCAATATTACCCGCCGATCTATTGGCTCTCGCTGCTGCGCGTGCCGGACAGGGCCAAATTCCCCGGCACGGGGCCGTCCGGCAATGGCGTGCCGGAGAATTTCAAATCGCAGGAGCAATGGCTCGATCTCGTCAAGACCAATGGCTGCGGGCCGTGTCACCAGCTCGGCAATTATGCGACGCGCACGATTCCGCCGGCGCTCGGCCATTTCGAGACGTCGCAGGAGGCCTGGGCGCGGCGCCTGCGCTCCGGCCAAGCGGGGTCGGCGATGGTCAACACGATTTCCCGCCTCGATACGACCGACGGCGGCCAGCTGGCGCTGTTCGCCGATTGGACCGATCGCATAAAGGCCGGCGAGCTGCCGCATGAGACGCCGCCGCGCCCCTCCGGCGTCGAGCGCAATATCGTCGTCACCGTGCGCGAATGGGCCTCGCCCAAACATTATCTTCACGACCTCGCCATCACCGACAAGCGCAAGCCGACGGTGAACGCCAAGGGCCTCATCTATGGCGCGACGGAGCTCGGCAGCGACGATATTCCGGTGATCGATCCGCAGACGAACAAGAAATGGCTCATCGACGCCAAGGTGCGCGACGCCGATACGCCGTCTTCTCTGCTCGGCAATCCGGTGGTCGATCCTTCGCCCTATTTGGGAAGCGAGGCGATCTGGAACAGCAAGTTCAACGCGCATACGCCGACATTGGACGAGACGGGCAAAATCTATTTCGCCGCGCAGGCGCGCGCGCCGAAGAATGCGCCCGCCTTCTGCGACAAGACGTCCGCGCTGCGCTCGGCGCAGCTCTATCCGCTCTCGGCGCGGCCCGAAGGATTCTCGGGCGGTCAGCGTCAGGTGACGATCTATGATCCGTCGACGAAGCAATTCTCCTTCATCGACACCTGCTTTTCCTCGCATCATCTGAATTTCGCCGAGGATGCGAATAATACGCTGTGGCTCAACACGCTCGGCTCTCCCGATCTCGCCGTCGTCGGCTGGGTGGATACGAAGAAATTCCTCGCGACCGGCGACGCCGCCGCCTCGCAGGGCTGGACGCCGCTCATCGTCGACACCAATGGAAACGGCAAGCGCGACGAGGGCTACAATGAGCCGGGCAAGCCGGTCGATCCCGCCAAGGACACGCGCGTTCCGCTCAATTACTACAGCATTTCCTGGAGCCCGCTCGACGGCTCGGTGTGGGGATCGAGCCTCGCCTTTCCCGGCTATGCGGTGCGTCTCGCGCCCGGCGCCAATCCGCCGGAGACGGCGCTGGCGGAGGTCTATAAGGTTCCCGCGCCCGGCTACGGAATTCGCGGCGCGGATGTCGATCGCAAAGGCGTTTTCTGGGCGGCGCTCGGCAGCGGCCATATAGCGAGCTTCGACCGCCGCAAATGCAAGGGGCCGCTCAACGGGCCGGGCGCCGAGAAGGGCGAGAAATGCCCGGAGGGCTGGAGCTTCTACCCGCTGCCGGGGCCGGGCTTCGCCGGCGCGCCGGGCGCGGCGGAGACGCCCTATTATCTGTGGGTCGACCAGCACGATATTCTCGGCCTCGGCGCCGATACGCCGATCGCCACGGGCAATCAGTCGGATTCGCTGCATGCGCTGGTCGGCGGCAGGATCGTCGAGCTGCGTGTGCCCTATCCGCTCGGCTTCTATGCCAAAGGAGTCGACGGCCGCATCGACGATGCGAAAGCCGGCTGGAAGGGCAGGGGCCTCTGGGTCACTTCCGGCAATCGCACGCCCTATCACATAGAGGCGATCGACGCCCCGGCGCCCGGCGCGCCGGGCGCGACGCCCGCCGCCTATTCGAGCCCGCTGGTGGTGAATTTCCAGCTGCGGCCCGATCCGCTCGCGCATTGA
- a CDS encoding beta-ketoacyl-[acyl-carrier-protein] synthase family protein, with protein MATAVKSNGRRVVISGMGAVSAAGVGAQPLWEAARDGRCQVRPLKLERPYGGRIKIAAQPQDFDPLAHLEPEILPYCDPFTQYAIVAADEAMAQAGFARKDIAGPRTAVVIGSGIGGSKTIDDEAHKEYHTRERADPLTVPRLIPSAAPTMLGMRYSCNGPTFAIASACSSASQAIGVGLEMIRSGAADRAIVGGAEAAVINGSLRSWEALRVLTPDFCRPFSAGRNGIVLGEGAAIFVLETEELAHSRGHAPLCELAGYGTTSDAFDPLRPNVEGPSSAMRQALESAGLTPDDIDYLNAHGTGTYANDITESEAILRVFGERGARLPVSSTKPIHGHALGSSGALELAITISALREQLAPPTIHFKAPDPKCPVDPVPHEARRVPMRAAMSNSFAFGGINAVLVVRRAR; from the coding sequence TTGGCGACAGCGGTGAAATCGAACGGAAGACGTGTGGTGATCTCCGGCATGGGCGCGGTTTCGGCCGCCGGCGTCGGGGCCCAGCCGCTATGGGAGGCGGCGCGCGACGGCCGATGCCAGGTCCGCCCGCTGAAGCTCGAGCGCCCCTATGGCGGCCGCATCAAGATCGCCGCGCAGCCGCAGGATTTCGATCCGCTGGCCCATCTCGAGCCCGAGATTCTCCCCTATTGCGACCCTTTCACCCAATACGCCATCGTCGCCGCCGACGAGGCCATGGCGCAGGCGGGCTTCGCGCGCAAGGACATCGCCGGGCCGCGCACGGCGGTCGTCATCGGCTCTGGGATCGGCGGCTCCAAGACCATCGATGACGAGGCGCATAAGGAATATCACACGCGCGAGCGGGCCGATCCGCTGACCGTGCCGCGCCTCATCCCCAGCGCCGCGCCCACAATGCTGGGCATGCGCTATTCTTGCAACGGGCCGACTTTCGCCATCGCCAGCGCCTGCTCCTCGGCGAGCCAGGCGATCGGGGTCGGGCTGGAGATGATCCGCTCCGGCGCGGCCGATCGCGCCATCGTCGGCGGGGCGGAGGCGGCCGTCATCAATGGCTCGCTGCGCTCCTGGGAGGCGCTGCGCGTGCTGACGCCGGATTTCTGCCGGCCCTTCTCGGCCGGCCGCAACGGCATAGTGCTCGGCGAGGGCGCCGCGATCTTCGTGCTGGAGACGGAGGAGCTCGCCCATTCCCGCGGCCACGCGCCTCTCTGCGAGCTCGCAGGCTATGGCACGACGAGCGACGCTTTCGATCCGCTGCGGCCCAATGTCGAAGGCCCCTCCTCCGCCATGCGGCAAGCGCTGGAGAGCGCCGGCCTCACGCCCGACGATATCGATTATCTCAACGCCCATGGCACCGGCACCTACGCCAATGACATCACCGAGTCGGAGGCGATCCTGCGCGTCTTCGGCGAGCGCGGCGCGCGTCTGCCGGTCTCCTCGACCAAGCCGATCCACGGCCATGCGCTGGGCTCCTCCGGCGCGCTCGAGCTCGCCATCACGATCAGCGCCCTGCGCGAGCAGCTCGCCCCGCCGACGATCCATTTCAAGGCGCCGGACCCCAAATGTCCGGTCGACCCCGTGCCGCACGAGGCGCGCCGCGTGCCGATGCGCGCCGCCATGTCCAATTCCTTCGCCTTCGGCGGCATCAACGCCGTGCTGGTGGTGCGGCGAGCGCGGTAG
- the rsmH gene encoding 16S rRNA (cytosine(1402)-N(4))-methyltransferase RsmH → MTASGAERHVPVLLEEAVAALAPQAGGVYLDATFGAGGYTRALLAREGTRVLALDRDPSAIRGGYALVEAAGGRLTLVEARFSELAQVAERAGLAPLDGIVADIGVSSMQFDEAARGFSIRNDGPLDMRMEGRGPSAADIVAEAEEEALADILYHYGEERASRRIARAIVKAREAGRIETTRALAQIIERAAPGKPGDIHPATKSFQALRIAVNDELGELVAALGAAERALKPGGRLAVVTFHSLEDRIVKQFLGERSGRGETRSRRLPGEPIPPPPTFTSEGRQPMTPSDREIAANPRARSAKLRFATRTDAPARAIDESLARLARLPERAKGRR, encoded by the coding sequence ATGACGGCGAGCGGCGCTGAGCGGCATGTTCCCGTGCTGCTCGAGGAGGCGGTCGCCGCGCTCGCGCCGCAGGCGGGCGGCGTCTACCTGGACGCCACCTTCGGCGCCGGCGGCTACACGCGCGCCTTGCTGGCGCGGGAAGGCACGCGCGTGCTGGCGCTCGATCGCGATCCGAGCGCCATAAGGGGCGGCTACGCGCTGGTGGAGGCGGCCGGCGGCCGGCTGACCCTTGTCGAGGCGCGCTTCTCCGAGCTGGCCCAGGTCGCCGAGCGCGCGGGATTGGCGCCGCTCGATGGAATCGTCGCCGACATAGGCGTCTCCTCCATGCAGTTCGACGAGGCGGCGCGCGGCTTCTCCATCCGCAATGACGGGCCGCTCGACATGCGCATGGAGGGGCGCGGGCCGAGCGCCGCCGACATTGTCGCGGAAGCCGAGGAGGAGGCGCTCGCCGATATTCTGTATCACTATGGCGAGGAGCGCGCCTCGCGCCGCATCGCCCGCGCCATCGTCAAGGCGCGCGAGGCCGGCCGCATAGAGACGACGCGCGCGCTGGCGCAGATCATCGAGCGCGCCGCGCCCGGAAAGCCGGGCGACATTCATCCGGCGACGAAGAGCTTCCAAGCGCTGCGCATCGCCGTCAATGACGAGCTGGGCGAGCTGGTGGCCGCGCTCGGCGCCGCCGAGCGGGCGTTGAAGCCGGGCGGCCGGCTGGCCGTAGTGACGTTTCACTCGCTCGAGGATCGCATCGTCAAGCAGTTCTTAGGCGAGCGCTCGGGCCGCGGCGAGACGCGCTCGCGCCGCCTGCCGGGCGAGCCGATTCCGCCGCCGCCGACCTTCACCAGTGAAGGGCGCCAGCCGATGACGCCTTCGGACCGCGAAATCGCCGCAAATCCGCGCGCGCGCTCCGCCAAGCTGCGTTTCGCGACGCGAACGGACGCGCCGGCGCGCGCGATCGACGAGTCTCTGGCGCGCCTCGCCCGCCTGCCGGAACGCGCGAAAGGAAGACGCTGA
- the ftsL gene encoding cell division protein FtsL produces MLRILNVVAILALIGSGFYAYSIKYQTMLRAEQINKMKREAKSERDAIAVLRAEWAFMTRPERVQELADKYLDLKPVAVTQIATAQSLPEKPERIDSIGRKLDALGLGGAATTPAASEAPTTPKGKPR; encoded by the coding sequence ATGCTGCGCATTCTCAATGTCGTCGCCATTCTCGCGCTGATCGGCTCGGGCTTCTACGCCTATTCGATCAAATATCAGACCATGCTGCGCGCCGAGCAGATCAACAAGATGAAGCGCGAGGCCAAGAGCGAGCGCGACGCCATCGCCGTGCTGCGCGCCGAATGGGCCTTCATGACGCGTCCCGAGCGCGTGCAGGAGCTCGCCGACAAATATCTCGATCTGAAGCCGGTCGCCGTCACGCAGATCGCCACGGCGCAATCGCTGCCGGAAAAGCCCGAGCGCATCGACTCGATCGGCCGCAAGCTGGACGCGCTCGGCCTCGGCGGCGCCGCGACGACGCCGGCTGCGAGCGAGGCGCCGACGACGCCGAAAGGAAAGCCGCGATGA
- a CDS encoding peptidoglycan D,D-transpeptidase FtsI family protein: protein MTTAETLTKAARKSLRGQLDGLFATSLGKTGTRMRIVAVGFCCLYVGIGARLVAIGFKPDPTTMRRASGEPIAASRPDVLDRNGEILATDVKTMSVFAEPRRLIDKDEATELLTAVLPNVDSRELRERLASRKGFVWVKREVTPKQRDEVFHLGLPGVGLAPENKRVYPNGPAGAHVLGYVNIDNAGIAGIEKYIDGQGLADLHDAGFSLTPEELKPISLSIDIKATHAIRDELEKGIAHFKAKAGAAAIMDVNTGEIIALASLPDYDPNKPGDMRDPTIINRMNVGVYEMGSTFKALTIAMALDSGKVNLNSHLDARGTLNFGHFRIHDYHATNRVLTLPEVFTHSSNIGTARMALGQGVERHKAFLRKMGQLSRMRTELPESAEPIVPKNWGELNTMTIAFGHGLAVAPLQAMMAVGALMNGGYLMTPTFLKRNEEEAKKSAVQVIRPETSESMRYLMRLNAEIGSAKKVNVNGYFVGGKTGTAEKVIGGHYSKTRLFTTFMAVAPADKPKYLFLTIMDEPQGLPETGGYATAAYNSGQVTGQIIERVGPLLGLPPRFELPTQPFPLLAKLGYGIANSPAVPGGGGH, encoded by the coding sequence ATGACGACAGCCGAAACTTTGACGAAAGCCGCGCGCAAGAGCCTGCGCGGCCAGCTCGACGGGCTGTTCGCCACCTCGCTCGGCAAGACGGGGACGCGCATGCGCATCGTCGCCGTGGGCTTTTGCTGCCTCTATGTCGGCATTGGCGCGCGTCTCGTCGCCATCGGCTTCAAGCCCGATCCGACGACGATGCGCCGCGCCTCCGGCGAGCCTATCGCCGCCTCGCGCCCCGATGTGCTCGATCGCAATGGCGAGATACTCGCGACCGATGTGAAGACCATGTCGGTTTTCGCCGAGCCGCGCCGGCTCATCGACAAGGACGAGGCGACGGAGCTGCTGACCGCGGTGCTGCCCAATGTCGACTCGCGCGAATTGCGCGAGCGTCTCGCTTCGCGCAAGGGCTTCGTCTGGGTGAAGCGCGAGGTGACGCCCAAGCAGCGCGACGAAGTGTTTCATCTCGGCCTGCCGGGCGTCGGCCTCGCGCCGGAGAACAAGCGCGTCTATCCCAACGGGCCGGCTGGCGCGCATGTGCTCGGCTATGTCAATATCGACAATGCCGGCATCGCCGGAATCGAGAAATATATCGACGGGCAAGGCCTAGCCGATCTGCATGACGCCGGCTTCAGCCTGACGCCGGAGGAGCTGAAGCCCATCTCGCTGTCGATCGACATAAAGGCGACGCACGCCATTCGCGACGAGCTGGAAAAGGGCATTGCGCATTTCAAGGCCAAGGCCGGCGCCGCGGCGATCATGGACGTCAACACGGGCGAGATCATCGCGCTCGCCTCGCTGCCGGATTATGATCCCAACAAGCCAGGCGACATGCGCGATCCGACGATCATCAATCGCATGAATGTCGGCGTCTATGAGATGGGCTCCACCTTCAAGGCGCTGACCATCGCAATGGCGCTCGACTCCGGCAAGGTCAATCTCAACTCGCATCTCGACGCGCGCGGCACGCTCAATTTCGGCCATTTCCGCATTCACGATTATCACGCGACCAATCGCGTGCTGACTCTGCCGGAAGTGTTCACCCATTCCTCTAACATCGGCACGGCGCGCATGGCGCTCGGCCAGGGCGTCGAGCGGCACAAGGCGTTTTTGCGCAAGATGGGCCAGCTCTCGCGCATGCGCACCGAGCTGCCGGAGAGCGCCGAGCCGATCGTGCCGAAGAATTGGGGCGAGCTGAACACCATGACCATCGCCTTCGGCCATGGTCTCGCCGTCGCGCCGCTGCAGGCGATGATGGCGGTCGGCGCGCTGATGAACGGCGGCTATCTGATGACGCCCACTTTCCTCAAGCGCAACGAGGAGGAGGCGAAGAAGAGCGCCGTGCAGGTGATCAGGCCCGAGACCAGCGAGTCCATGCGCTATCTCATGCGGCTCAACGCCGAGATCGGCTCCGCCAAGAAGGTCAACGTCAACGGCTATTTCGTCGGCGGCAAGACCGGCACGGCCGAAAAGGTGATCGGCGGCCATTATTCCAAGACGCGTCTCTTCACCACTTTCATGGCGGTGGCGCCGGCGGACAAACCGAAGTATCTGTTCCTCACCATAATGGACGAGCCGCAGGGCCTGCCGGAGACCGGAGGCTACGCCACGGCCGCCTATAACTCGGGCCAGGTGACGGGGCAGATCATCGAGCGCGTCGGCCCGCTGCTGGGCCTGCCGCCGCGCTTCGAATTGCCGACGCAGCCTTTCCCGCTGCTCGCCAAGCTCGGCTATGGCATAGCCAATAGTCCCGCCGTTCCGGGCGGGGGAGGGCATTGA
- a CDS encoding UDP-N-acetylmuramoyl-L-alanyl-D-glutamate--2,6-diaminopimelate ligase, whose amino-acid sequence MRFSDLLDEATAANLGDLDIAGVTADSRDVREGYAFFAVPGHAGDGLAYVADARARGARVIVAPRTAEVGLPLLVVADVRAALAHAAARFFARQPQTIAAVTGTSGKSSVVDFLRQIWLTLGRDAASLGTIGIVDKNGAHYGSLTTPGPVALHQSLDALAARGVTHLAMEASSLGIDQRRLDGVRLTVGAFTNFSRDHLDHHRDLEEYFEAKMRLFDTLLAPGQTAVIDADSSVAARVIDICEKRGLTIFDVGEKGRAIALLEADAQALGSRLRLRCGDEAFTVALPLAGAFQISNALVAAGMAIACGEAPAQVFAALETLRGAPGRLELIGARDGAPVFVDYAHKPDALDKVLAAVRPLAKGRLVVVFGAGGDRDRGKRPLMGEIAARAADVVVVTDDNPRSEEPASIRAAILEAARGAKGAEIHEIGDRAAAIRAAVSWLREGDALVVAGKGHETGQIVGDQVLPFSDRAAVEAALQGGLE is encoded by the coding sequence ATGCGATTTTCCGACCTTCTCGACGAAGCGACGGCGGCGAACCTCGGCGATCTCGATATCGCCGGCGTCACCGCGGACAGCCGCGACGTGCGCGAAGGCTATGCTTTCTTCGCCGTGCCGGGCCATGCCGGCGACGGCCTCGCTTATGTCGCCGATGCGCGCGCACGTGGCGCGCGGGTCATCGTCGCGCCGCGCACGGCGGAGGTCGGGCTGCCGCTGCTGGTGGTCGCGGATGTGCGCGCTGCGCTCGCTCATGCGGCGGCGCGTTTTTTCGCGCGTCAGCCGCAGACCATCGCCGCGGTGACAGGCACCAGCGGCAAGAGTTCGGTCGTCGATTTCCTGCGCCAGATCTGGCTCACGCTCGGCCGCGACGCGGCGTCGCTCGGCACGATCGGAATCGTCGATAAAAACGGCGCGCATTACGGCTCGCTGACGACGCCGGGGCCAGTGGCGCTGCATCAATCGCTCGATGCGCTGGCCGCGCGCGGCGTCACCCATCTCGCCATGGAGGCGTCCTCGCTGGGCATAGATCAGCGACGCCTCGACGGCGTGCGTCTGACAGTCGGCGCCTTCACCAATTTCTCGCGCGACCATCTCGATCATCACCGCGATCTCGAGGAGTATTTCGAGGCGAAGATGCGCCTCTTCGACACGCTGCTCGCGCCCGGCCAGACGGCGGTGATCGACGCCGACAGCTCGGTGGCCGCGCGCGTGATCGATATTTGCGAGAAGCGCGGGCTGACGATCTTCGACGTCGGCGAGAAGGGCCGCGCCATTGCGCTGCTCGAGGCCGATGCGCAGGCGCTCGGCTCGCGCTTGCGGCTGCGTTGCGGCGACGAGGCTTTCACCGTCGCCCTGCCGCTCGCCGGCGCGTTTCAAATTTCCAATGCGCTGGTCGCCGCCGGAATGGCGATCGCCTGCGGCGAGGCGCCGGCGCAGGTTTTCGCGGCGCTCGAGACATTGCGCGGCGCGCCCGGACGGCTGGAGCTCATCGGCGCGCGCGACGGCGCGCCCGTTTTCGTCGATTACGCGCATAAGCCCGACGCGTTGGACAAGGTGCTGGCGGCGGTGCGTCCTCTGGCGAAAGGACGGCTCGTCGTCGTCTTCGGCGCCGGCGGCGATCGCGACCGAGGCAAGCGGCCGCTGATGGGCGAGATCGCGGCGCGCGCGGCGGATGTGGTCGTCGTCACCGACGACAATCCGCGCAGCGAGGAGCCGGCCTCGATCCGCGCCGCCATATTGGAGGCGGCGCGCGGCGCGAAAGGCGCGGAGATTCACGAGATCGGCGACCGCGCCGCGGCGATCCGCGCGGCGGTCTCCTGGCTGCGCGAGGGCGATGCTCTGGTGGTCGCCGGAAAGGGCCATGAAACGGGCCAGATCGTCGGCGATCAGGTCCTGCCATTCTCCGACCGGGCGGCGGTCGAGGCGGCCTTGCAGGGTGGACTCGAATGA